From Bradyrhizobium sp. sBnM-33:
GAGCATGGCGCGGCTCTGGCGCGATCAGGGTAAGCAAGATGCGGCCCGCGAGCTTCTCGCTCCGGTCTACGGCTGGTTCACCGAGGGCTTCGATACACTCGATCTGAAGGAAGCGAAGGCGTTGCTCGATGAGCTGCACGCCTGACAACCAATTTCAAACCACCGACGTCCTGTCGCACTGGAGATCAGATTTGCGCCAATGAATTTCCTCGAATTTGTTGCGATGCATGAGTCCGTTCGTGGCACCTTTGAGACATGCCCGCCTATTGTGCGAATGTCCGTTCGCCGGGGTAGACCGGAAGTCGCCGTGGTCCCGGCCAAGCCGACGCGATTGATGCTGTGGACGGCGCCCACTCTGCGGCATCGAAGTGCCATAGGGTGGTTGCGTTGAAGCAAACCACTTTGAGGGGAGCCGTCCATGGGCGAGGTTAGCACGATTGGTCTCGATATTGCGAAGTCAGTCTTCCAGGTTCACGGCGCAGATGTTGATGGCGCGGTTGTGATCCGCAAACGTGTGAGCCGCGCCAAGGTGCTGGAGTTCTTCTCGACTTTGCCGGCTTGCGTTGTTGGCATTGAAGCTTGCCCAAGTGCCCATTATTGGAGCCGTGAGCTCCGGGCGCTCGGCCATACGGTGCGGCTGATGCCGCCCAGTTATGTGAAGGCCTATCTCAAGCGCAGTAAGAACGACGCTAATGATGCTGCGGCGATCTGCGAGGCAGTGACACGTCCGTCGATGCGTTTTGTACCGACCAAAAGCGAGCAGCAACAATCAGGCCTGATGCTGCATCGCAGCCGACAGCTACTGGTCCGTCAACGAACGATGCTGTCGAACGCGATCCGTGGTCACCTGGCCGAGCTCGGCATTATCTCGGCAAAGGGGCGCAACGGCACAGCCGAGCTGTTCAAGATCATTGCTGACGAGAAGGATGGTCGGATACCCGCGGCCGCACGGTTCAGCCTCGATGTTCTTGCCGGCCAACACGCCGCGATCACAGCAGAGATCGGAGCTATCGAGAAGCGCATCCATGCCTGGCATCGTTCGAGCGAAGAAAGTCGCCGGCTCGAGCAGATCCCAGGCGTTGGTCCCATCGTCGCCACCGCCCTGGTCTCAGAAGTCGGTGACTGGAAAGAGTTCTCGTCCGGACGAAGCCTGGCGGCCTGGATCGGGCTTGTTCCCAAGCAGCATTCGACCGGCGGCAAGGAACGTTGGGCAGAATTTCAAAGCAGGGAAATCGGTATTTGCGATGGCTGCTCGTCACGGGCGCCATGGCCGTTATCCGATATGCGCGGCAGCATGGCACGCGGCGCCTCTGGCTGGCGCATATTATGGAGCGCCGGCCGATCAAGGTCGCCGCCGTGGCGCTTGCCAATAAGATCGCGCGCATGGCCTGGGCCATGATGGTACGCGGAGAGCAGTTCAAAGAGCCAAGATTGCTGCCAGCAGCATAGACAACAGGAGTTTCAACGATTGGCGAGGGCATGACGACGTAATGCAGATACGGTTGTTCCGGGGATTGGGAGAGCCCGTTTGGGTCAACGCACTTTCAAGTGCATGCGAACGATTGGGACCCGATCCGCGCAGAGCATTAGGGCCAGCGGCCACACCTGCCGCATTAAAAGGCCGGACACGTGACCGCACCCGACCAATGCTGCAAAACGTCAGAAAGTTCTTGCCAGGGCGCCGTCCACACGTGACCCATAGCCGTCGTGCGCCGCACGTCGCGCTTGCGATGCACTATTCGCATCTGCAGTGGGTGCGACTGCCATCCCCCTTGCCCCTCCCCGAAGACGCGGTATTCGGACTTCCCTTTACTGATGTGGCCGCCGAATCGCGGCGCCTTCCTTTCCTGCGATACCAGCCTCGGGGCTAACGGGGCCCTTCTCGGCTGACCTGTCGATCGACTGCACCCAGCGGCTTGCAATGATCACGATGGCGCAGACCGCATAAGAGCACACCCCCAGCGCATAGGTCTTGGCGATGCCGAACTGGATCGACAACGCCACACCCAGCACCGAGGCGAACATCGACGTAATTCCGTTGGTGCTCCAGAAGAACGGCAGCAGTTCATGATGACGGCGCCAGACACCGAGGCCGAGCGGAAACATCATCCCCATGCAGAATGCAGGAGGAGCCAGCAGCAGGAGAGACACCAGAATACGCATGTCGGTTGACAGCGACCGCGCCCAGGTGGTGACCAGCGGTGTCAGCAGCCCTGCCGCCACGAGCGTGGTGAGGAGGGCGGCAGTCCTGAAGACGGTGACGCGTGATCGGGAGGAGGTATCCGCACCGACCGTGGCGCTGCCAATCCCGCTAAAGAGAAGAATTGTGAATAGCACGACGCTCAGCCCGTAAACGGGATGTCCGAGAAAGACCATCAGGCGCTGCATCTGCGATATCTCGATCAGCATGAAGCCCATCCCGATCGCGCTGAAATAGGCCACGGGCGGCGTCAGTGTCGCCATTGGCATCCGCGTCGCAAGACGGAGGAAGGGCAGCACGATGTAATATCCGCAAGCGCAGAGCGCTACGATGATGAGCAAGCCGGTGATGCCGATCGCGACATTGTTGCTCATGATGTCCCAACTATGGATGCTCACGAAATCGCTGAAGCGCGACGTATAGAAGAAGAACGGATTGTCGTCCGTCGAAGCAGCGATGTTTTCCGGCAGCGAATCGAAGAAAGCCTGGTCTGCCTTGTCGGACAGTAATATCGAGGTGACGGCATCGAAGGTGAAGTCCGGCCCCAACAATATCTTGAAGCCCTGCGCCTGAAGTCTCTCGCGCGCGCCTTGCCATTCTGCGCCGCTGAACGCGTCAGGCCGGGTAATCACCGTCACGATGTTGCCGACGTTGACCGCGACGACGTGATGCCGCAGTTCCCCGGCCGACACTCCCTTGAGCTGCAGCGCGCTCGCGGCAATCGCGATCAGTCGGTATAGCTCGCCACGGTGCTTCTCGGCACCGTACCAGCGTGATACCGACAACAGTCCGCCAGGCTTGAGCGCCCGGTAAAAATCATCCCACGCCTCCCCGGTATAGAGATGATTTTCGGTGAGCGTCAGGCCGCCGGCCGCCGTCGCCGCCCAGGTGTCGATGAGTGAAATCTGCACCAGGTCGTACCGCTCGGGCGAGTGGTTGATGTAGCTTCGCGCCTCGGCATTGACCAAGGATACGCCGGGCTGGCGATCGAGATGGCCGGAGAAATCGGCGAATTTTTCGGTGAGCACTTCGAAGATCGCTGGGTTGATCTCAATTGCGCGAATCCGGCTGGCGCCGAAGAGCAGACCGGAAAGGATGTCACGACCGCCGCCGACGCCAACGACAGCGACGTCGGCCGCCGGCTGCACGAGGTAGGCTGCATTGATGACATCATCTTTCAGGTAGCCGAGTTTTCCGATGTCGCCATCATACCTGGTGATGACCGTGCCTGCATCGGCATCGATGTCGAGGTAGTGTTGGTCGATCCGGGCATCAGGAGTGCGGACCAGACCCCAGCCAAACGGGACCTTGTCGGCCAGTTCGCGCACCCTCACCCGCGAATAGGTATTCCAGCGTTCGAACAGCGTGCCGGTCTGCTCAGCGCCCTTGGCCCAGAACACACCGAGATGGCTTCGACCGGCCAGGTCAAGGCCGGAGTGCATGGTGGCCGCGACGGCGAGCGCTAGCGCGACAGCCCCGCTCAAACGCACACTACGGACGTCATCGCTGGTTCGCACGACGATCCAGCCAACGCCGGCAGCAGAAGCTCCGATCCATAACGTGGCGCTTACCGGGTCAATCACCAGCAGTATGAAGATCACCCAGAGACATCCAACTGCGGCGCCCAGGAGATCGGCCGCATAGAGCCACCCGCCGCGATACGGCAAGCGCGTGAGCAATAGCGTGATGCAAACCCCGCCTTCCGTGAACGGAGCCACGAAGGCGATGGTCGCCAGCGCCAGAGCGAGGGGCACATTTTCTGCAGATACGACGAGCGGCACGCACAGGAAGACGATCATTGCGCCAACGCTGCTGAGTGCGAACCATGACGCGTGGCGCGCGAATTCGATCCCGACCCGCTCGGCCGCATAACGGGCGGGCTTGCCATAGACCTCCATCGCTCCGCGGGTGAGCCCCAGCATGGCAAGTGAAATGGCCGCGAATGCGAAATGATAATGGAGCATAACGCTGAAGAAGCGCGTTATCAGGATCTGGTAGGAAAGCGTCGCGAACGCCAGCACAAAGATTGCCAGATAATAGCGACCGGGAATCTTGGATACGGATTGCAATACGCGGCCCTCTTGGTGGGGAGCCCTATTGGTTGCGCTTTGACCATTCGCGCTACACGCGATCGCCGGATAACTTCCTGCTAACTCGTTGATACGCCCGCACAGACTAAGTTCATATTCAGGCTCCTATGGCGGTCGGGCGGCTACCCGAGCCTGCAGGAGTGGGTTCCACCGTCAGACGCAACACCATCTGTCACATGAGCATTATACCGTCAGAGGAGCTCGAGCGCATCAAGCAAACCATGCGAGATTGGTCGGTCGTGGCTCCGTGATTGCCGCCTCGACTTCTTATAAAGCCTATCTGCTTATAAGCCTATCTGCGAGACTCTCGGTCAGCAACGCGGATATTTCGGCCGGCTTATGGCACCTTAAGGCGTGCCGACGTACCCTGCGAATGCCCGCTGATCGGGGTGGTCCGGAAGTGGCTAGCCGACCAAAACGACGCGATTGACCCGAAGCGAACATTCGATCTGAAAAATCTGTGGTGGACACGCAGCGTGAAACTGAGTCGTTGCTCAACCATGTCATCGCGAGTCAACCGATCCAAATTCTACGAGCAAACAAGGCGGTGTTCATGAACAAGGACGCGCCGAAGAGTCCTATCACCCCTGCCAAAAGCCACTTCGCTCGCAATCCTAAACCTGCCAACGTCACAAACAGGGGAAATGAAACGAGATTAAATCGACTCATCGAGACGAAGCCTGCTGGCCCACCGCTGAGTGTTAGATATGGCAGTAACAGGACTGCCATGGCGAACAGTGTCCAGCTTGCGCGCAGTCGAGACCAGCCCAAAACAATCAGGGCAATGAACAATAATGTAAACCAGCTAGCTTGTCCCCATGGATTCCAATCATTGAGCATTATTCGTGTGAACGGCTCAAGCTTTAGTGCCGCGATCAATCTTGTCGCTAGCGTCGTTCCTTGATGGAATGCCACCTGCCCATCCGCAAAAGCAAACGGAGTTCCGAAGGCGCTCCAGAGATAGGTCATGAATAGCCAGATGCCCGACGTCGCAAGAAGGACGCATGGCACGAGGGCAAGAAGGAACTTCGTCTGATCGCGATTGGCCCACATCTCCCAAAGAAGGACAGGTAATAGGACAACGCCCGTCGATCGGGTAGAGACTGCCAAGCCTGCAAGCAGTGCTGCCGACAAGTAGTATTTTCGTTTCAAAGCAAGAAAGAACGAGACGATTAGCAGCAGTGCCAAGGGCTCGGTATACCCGGCCGATAGCAAGACCGAAGCGGGAAAAAAGCTGAGCAGCGCGGTTGTGGCGAGAGCCAGTTGATCACCAAATTCTTCGCGAACCAGCTTGAAAAGGACGACAATCGCGAGCAATCCCGCGACGTTCGATACCAACAGCAATGCATCCGCAGGCGTATTGCCGATCATTTCAAGACCCGCTGGGGTAGCAACCGGGGTAGCGCTATCGTGATTGAAGAGAAGGCTCATTGCGTGGACGCTGATCGCTATCAGCGCGATCTACTTCGTCCGCAACCTCTTCGAAGCGGTGGTCCTACGAACACTCCCTCGGCACATTCACCCTGGCCGGGTTCATCGGCGGATGCGTCTGGCTTTGGGAGCTCCGAAAGGAGGAACTCCGCGAGCTGCGACGGTTCATGGAAGAGACGCGGCGCCGCGACGAACAAGCCCGCCAGCATGAACCGGCGGGCCTTTGATTTGTGGGCAATCAAACGTTTCAGATGCCGGCGAGCCGTTTGCCGAGCAACGCCAGACACATGCCGTCGCGCTGGCAGCCTTCTCCATCGCCCGCAAATGAAATACCAGAAATGGCCCTTAGGTCAAATTGCCACTTTTTCCCTGGCCAATTCTGGTTATGTTAACCGTTCATTTTGGCGGGGACGCCGTGGAGTTATTTTGGGCCGAGAAGATCGCCACCTTCGACGATCAATCAACCGAGACCTGCCGATTGTGCGCGGGAAAGCTCGCCCTCGTCAGAACGGTGGTGGACAGCGAAAGCGGAGCCGTCTTTCATATGTTTAAGTGCGACTGCGGTGAACGCACGTGGAACGAATAAGCGGCCTGGCGCACGAGGTTGCCGGAAGACATACGCCGGGCCTTACCACTACGGATTACCCCCGGAATGGCCTGTTCAAGCGGGTCTGATTCTTGGCAGAATTGGGCGCGATAATTGGCGGTGGTACTTGTGGAATTTGTCTTCGCCGCTTAGTGCCGTATGTAGCGAGGCGTGTCCGCACTTCGTCCTCCACAATCCGGCGTGCGCCGCCGAGTTCGCGACAATTCACGGGTGATCAAGCTGCACGTCGAACATTTGCATTGTGATGAGCAGGCACGGTTTTGCAGGGACACCAGTTGCCTGCGGCAGGAGTACATCTCTACGGGTGGGCATTACCGGCTCCAGAGAAGCTATACGGCCGCGACGACGACCGATCGCCAATCGTCATAACGTCACCTCGTAGCGGATTTCTACTCAGCGTTCGATGCCCCACCCCCGGAGCCTGCTTTGGCAACATCGATCCAGAACTTGCCTTGCGGTGATCATTCCCAACTAGGCCCTAGAATATACGGCCTCACGCCATCCGCTCTCAGTCCGAGACACGCGATCTCCTTATCGGAAAGGCGTCGCCGCGCGTTCCTTTTGTCTTCGCGAACGATACCTGGATAGCGCAGGATCGCCTCTTCCGCGTCGCCAGCCTCGTGTGTTCCAACAGCGAAGAACCTGGGATCAGTTTCGCGTTCCCCAATCAAGTAAACCTCGACGAGCCAGCCACAATTCGCGAGTTCCGTAGCATTCCGGGGGCCGGTATCGGCGCCGATACCGTGCCAGCCACCGGCCATTGCTGCGCCACCTCTGCCACTCATCTTGAGACCTCTTCCGGCTGTCAGCGGTAGCTCTCCTTTCGGCCTTTCGGCTCAAAACTTCAGATTCGCGAACGCCCGCACGCCGATGCCCGGCAACAGCACTTGGTCCTTGTTGAAGGAGACGGCGTTGCGAATGTTCTCGTTCAAGAGGTTGTTGCCGACCAGGCCGACCATCATCTCGCGTGGGCCGAACCAGGACGGATCGAGCTTTGTCTTGTAGCTGACCTCCGCCTTCAACAGGTTATAGCCTGCGGTCGGCGTCTCGCCGATCGGGGCGATGTCGTTCTGCGCAAAGGCGTGCAGCAGGTTGACCCGCGTCAGCCAGTTGGCATCGCGCCAGAACAGGCCGCCGCCCACGCGCACCGGCGGAATGCGCGGGACATTGGTGCCGTCGCTGAAAGTCGCGCGCACGACATCGAACTGGTTCTCGATGCCCCAGATGCCACCGTTCAGCGGGCCGACGTCCAACTGGCTCTGGAACTCGCCGCCGCGGAAGGTGGCGTCGCGTTGCGAATAGATCGCCTGGTTCAGCTCAAGCGGATACGCCGGGTCGGCAGGACCGACACAAGCGACATCTTCGCAGGTGTTGCCGGTAAGACGGCGGAAAATGAAGCCATTGAACTTGGTGTAGTAAGCGGTTGCTTCGAACCTGAAGGGGCCGGTCGCCCGTCGCAGTCCGATCTCGATCGACTTGGCGGTTTCGATGCCCAGATTGGGATTGCCGATGTCGAAGGTGGCGGTTGCGTCGTGCGCTCCGCGCGAAAACAATTCCGCCGGCTTGGGCGCGCGCTCGACATATTGCGCGGTGATGCTGGCAACCAGTTCGCCTGGAAGATTCTGGATCAAGCCGATGCTCGCGCTCTTCGGCGTGAAGCTTGGATTGCGCGCCGTCGGCGGACCGATATCGCCAGGATTGGCATTGAGGTCGAACAGCTCCGGAATGAATGCCGGCGTCGTTCCGCTGAGACTGACATGCTCGATCCGGCCGGCGATCTGCGCCTTGGTGGTTTCGGTGAACTTGAATTCGTTGAAGACGTAGCCGGCGCCCCTGTTATTCTTGTTCGGATCAAACAATCCGTTGAGCGGACTGGTTGGATCGTCCGGGCTTGGCGCCGTCAGTTCCTGATGCCCGGCCTGCAGGCCGAATGCCGTCGTGACGGCGGCAAAGCGCGCGTTGAACGGCGCCATCTGCACCTCGACGCGCCCTTCCTGCTCCTTGTTGGTAAAGGTCTGCCGCACGCCGAGCGTTGTCGGATCGGCGGGGTCCGCGAGCCGATCTCGTTGTGCTTGTAATCGGTGGCGCCGGCCGAGAAACGTACCGCGTCGATCGCCGCCGCGTCCGGCCTGTATTCGCCCTTGGCCGTGAATTTGGTCTGATGCGCGTCGATCCGGGTCTGGTGATCGGCGCCGTCGATGCCGGGAATGCGATAAAGCGTGTCGTTCTGCGTGATCGCCGCCCCGATGAAACCGCCATGGAAGATGTAAAAGCCGCCGATCGACGCACCATCCGCCTGCATCGCCGAATTCGGCTGCCGGCCGTTGACCGGGCGGGTCTGGTCGAACAAATACGGATAGCCCGGAATGCTGTAATCGCTGGCCTTGCGGCCATAGGCGTCGGCATGGATCGCGAAATTGCCGCCGCCGGCATCGAGCAGAATGCCGCCATCGACACCCCGGTCGACGGAACTGACGGCCGTTCGGGTTTCGACCGTAACGCAGTAAGGTGATCCCACGTTTGCGAGCGGCGCTTTAGCCGGCAGTCCGTAGGTCTGGAACGGTGTGGCCGCGCATGTGGGCAGGGAGTCCGGGATGCGATTGTTGGTTGCGCTGACGACGCCGCCGATCGATGTCGATCCGCACCGCATCGCCGCCGGACCGCGGATGACCTCGACCTGGTTTGTCGCCAATGGATCGACCGGAACGAAATGGTCTTCGCCAAGATCGGAAGCGCCGCCGGCGTTGACGCCATTTTCGGTGATGCCGACGCGATTGACGTCGAGACCGCGGATGATCGGCCGGCTAGCGGCGCCCGGCGCAAAGGTCGAGCCGGTAATGCCGGGTTTTGAGAACAGGAGATCGCCGAGCTGAGCCGTGCCGTCGCGGCGGATCTCCTCGTTGGGCACGACGGTGACGGTGGCAAACTGGTCGGTCACGACGGGCAGCACGCCCTGTTGAGGCGCGGGAGCGGCCGGCGCAGGCGTAGCTTCCGGCGCGCGCTCACGGGTGCGGCCGGGCGCTGTACGGGCGACGCGCACTGGCGTACGCGCCGGAATAACGACGCGGCGGCGCACGATCGGGCTCGGCGCCGTCACGGTGATTTCAGGCAACTGTGTCGAGGACGGCGGCGTGGCCGCATCCTGGGCCATCGCGCTATTGCCCACCGCACATAGCAGTAGCCAGCTTGTTCCACCTATGTAGAACGCTCGTTTCTTCTTGAATGTCATTGTCCCGATCCTGATTCCGTCGATGCGCGACGGATCGATTCCGATTTTCCCTCGGTGGATCGGCCGCGCGTGGCGCGGCGATCCCCTCGGGAGTGCATCAAACAATCGATGTCAGGAGACGGGAGGCGCGCGGGAGTGGAATGCGGGATGGAGCGAGCCGAGATGCGCGAATTCGGCGTCGGTGGTCAGATACAGAAGTTCGACAGCCCGCGGCAGCTCGAGCCGCGGCGGCGTGGCGAACAGGAAATTATTGGCAAGCGAGAGGACAGCGCAACACGCGCAAATCTTGGCCGTGTGGTGGTCGTCATCGTGGCCCGCAGGCTGTTGCCGCTGCGCGGCTTCGGAGTGCGTTCCTCGCTCGGCAAGGGTCGCGGCAATGGCGAGATCGGCGTCGGCCAGCCCGCTCTGAGCGGCCGGCGCCGCCTGCACGGCGGCTGTCCCGTGGAAATGCCCGAACGACAGCGCAAACTGGATCGCGAGCGCAAACAGCGCCAGCCGCGAGCCAAGTTTGAGATGTTTTCGAAACCAATTCATGGCGCACTACGCTCACCGGGGACCGCGCAGGCACTCCAGACTGTCCCAATGTTACTTTATAACGTGGAGGACAGATTGCAATGTCAACTCTTAGCTCCAAACAAGCTTCAGCGATCGGCGACCTTGTGTTTTTGATGTAACAAACCGTCCATCCGCAAAGCCGATGAACTCGCTCCGCAAAGCGGCAGCGCTACCCCGGGGGCAACCTACCAATCCGATCGCTTCTAGCCTTGGCATACGTCTGCATCTCAATGAAATCAGCACTAACGCTCGCGCGATCGTTTACGACCGCTTCTGTGAAGGTTTTCGCATGCCGGCCCCATGACGGTGGTGCCGCGGGCGCGGGGCCGGCGTCCGCAAACCTCCAAGGGAGGAAACCGCCGGAGGGGGCACGAGGGTAGCGCGGCGAGAGCTAGGGGATTTGAGTGCCGCGGCTGAGGTGTGTGAATGGAGTCGAGGCGCTCCAGCAAGCTGGTGGACGGTGAAACGGCTGCTGGATGAGCGGCGGGTCGCATCGACCGCAGTGAAGGGTCGGATGATTTGAGACGACGGCTGGATATCTGAGCGCGTTCTACCGTGGCCGGTGGAGAGGCAGCTAGTGCGACGATCAGATTTGCGGGGGTGTGACGCGGTCATGAGGTATCGATCTTGATTGCGGTAGGTGAAGCTGTCGGCCGATGCCGTGGCGTTGCACCGCGCTCGAAGACCTCGATGATGATCATGCGACCGCCGCAGCATGGACAATCGGCTTGCCGGGATCGGCGGCGGCAGCGGTGGGCTCGGCATGGGAATTTGAAACGGCGAGCAACTCACGCGCTCGGGCGATGTTGTCGGGGCCGATGCGTACTGCATCCGGCGCTTTTGACCTCACGTAAACTGAGATCGCCTCAGGATCTGAATCGACCACGCCCTCTCGCACGACCGACCCCGTCTGATCGACCACGCAGATCGATGTCTGCTTCAACGATACGTCCAGTCCGACATAGTATTCCATTGCCGCTCTCCATCGTTGCGAGGCCACATGAGGCTGGCCTCTTACGTTCCTGGAGAGCTGATTCCTTTGCCTTTTGTCTGGCTCGATCCCGGAATTACCCCATGTTGCAAAAGTCGATTTTCGCCGATGACCAAAATTCTGCGGGCAGTGGGCGCGGCATTCGTGTACAAGATGTGAGGGGACCTCCCGACCTCACGCAAAATTCACAGGCGACGTCGGTAACGCGATTGAGGTCATACGAATCAGCGATCGCTCGCTACTTAGTGTTTTCGCGAAAAATCTTTAGCCCTGCAACTTTCGACTTTTGCAACAGTATCGGCCACTTTTCGGACCTAAGAGGCCGGACTGACAATGTCCGCTCTTGGAGTGCCGGGTTCCCGGCTGCACGTCGGGACTTCTCAGTTTGACCCAACTCAGAAGTGCCTGAACGCGCTGAGGAGTTCTAAGTTCTCGACATGGCGGACAAGATCTACTTATAGAGACTTTTTCTCTCGACGACCCGAAGAAGGTCCTCGCTGTCCTTCAATGTGGCATGGAGGCTGCCGCTTCAGGCGCGGGACGACAAGACGGTGCCAAAATGGTAGGTTGCGCCGAGACCCGACCGATAGCGGGAGGACAACCATGACCACCTTCGTTCTCGTCCACGGCGCCTGGCATGGCGGCTGGTGCTACAAGCGGGTGGCGCGGCTGTTGCGCCAGGCCGGGCACGAGGTCTATACGCCGACTTTGACCGGCCTCGGCGAGCGCGCTCACCTGATCAACCGCGCGATCGATCTCGACACGCACGTTCGGGACATTGTCGGTGTCATCCGCTGCGAGGAATTGTCGGACGTAGTGCTGTGTGGCCATTCCTACGGCGGCATGGTCATCACCGGCGTCGCCGAGCAGATCGCGGCGAAGATCCGTTCCCTGGTCTATCTCGACGCCTTCGTGCCCGAGAATGGCAAGTGTCTGTTCGACTATCTGCCGGCCGAGCAATCGCGTCAGATGCGTGACGACGCCGCGCAGAACGGCGAAGGTTACAAGGTCACCGAGATTGCAGCACGCGCCGGTGTCTGCCGGAAGCTGGCGCAGCTAACTCTGCGCATGGCGGCACGAGACGTGCCTGATAATCGTCGAGCGTCGTCCGCGGCCGGGACGAAAGAACCTGACGAACGTTGTCCGGATCATTTCGCAGCCATGGCT
This genomic window contains:
- a CDS encoding glycosyltransferase family 39 protein, which codes for MSLLFNHDSATPVATPAGLEMIGNTPADALLLVSNVAGLLAIVVLFKLVREEFGDQLALATTALLSFFPASVLLSAGYTEPLALLLIVSFFLALKRKYYLSAALLAGLAVSTRSTGVVLLPVLLWEMWANRDQTKFLLALVPCVLLATSGIWLFMTYLWSAFGTPFAFADGQVAFHQGTTLATRLIAALKLEPFTRIMLNDWNPWGQASWFTLLFIALIVLGWSRLRASWTLFAMAVLLLPYLTLSGGPAGFVSMSRFNLVSFPLFVTLAGLGLRAKWLLAGVIGLFGASLFMNTALFARRIWIG
- a CDS encoding DUF2946 family protein, yielding MNWFRKHLKLGSRLALFALAIQFALSFGHFHGTAAVQAAPAAQSGLADADLAIAATLAERGTHSEAAQRQQPAGHDDDHHTAKICACCAVLSLANNFLFATPPRLELPRAVELLYLTTDAEFAHLGSLHPAFHSRAPPVS
- a CDS encoding alpha/beta fold hydrolase, whose product is MTTFVLVHGAWHGGWCYKRVARLLRQAGHEVYTPTLTGLGERAHLINRAIDLDTHVRDIVGVIRCEELSDVVLCGHSYGGMVITGVAEQIAAKIRSLVYLDAFVPENGKCLFDYLPAEQSRQMRDDAAQNGEGYKVTEIAARAGVCRKLAQLTLRMAARDVPDNRRASSAAGTKEPDERCPDHFAAMADLAATPKSSAERRSFAGTGGKNTCHGHRFRKGLSKGRTERLRAARNDRKWRRLAATSGKKIPARMTGINICHRSQYIRLGAALCGRARGRG